DNA from Limnohabitans sp.:
TGAGTTGGTTGTCAATCACCAGCAGTGCGCCGACGTACAGGGTCGCCACTGTCACCAGCTTAGAGATCAAAGTGACACCGCTGTTGGCAAAGGTGCCGACCGTGGCAGTCTTGAAGCTGGACGAAACGTAGGCGGCCAGTTGGTTGTCCCACTTGCGCGTCCAGTGCGGCTCCACGGCCATCGCTTTGACGGTGTCGATGCCGCTGATGGTTTCCACCAAAAAAGCCTGGTTCTCAGCGCCGCGATTGAATTTCTCGTTCAGCCGTGCACGCAGCAAAGGCGTGAACGCGGCCGACAAAATCACGTAGCACGGCAGCGAGATCACCACAATCAAAGTCAGCCAGCCGCTGTAGTACAGCATCACTGCAATGAACACCACCGAGAACAGCAAATCCAGCACCAAGGTAATGGAGTTGCCAGTCAAGAAAGCGCGAACGTTTTCCAGTTCGCGCACCCGCGCCACCGAGTCGCCCACACGCCGCGCCTGAAAGTAGGCCAGCGGCAGGCCCAGAAGATGCCGAAACAGCCGCGCACCCAGTTCCACATCAATGCGGCTGGTGGTGTGCGCGAAAACGTAACTGCGCAGCGCCGTCAGTGACACCTCAAACAGCACGACGACCACCAGGCCGACGCCGATCACGTCCAGCGTGCTAAAGCCGCGATGCACCAACACCTTGTCCATCACCACCTGGAAGAACAATGGCGTGATGAGGGCAAAAATCTGCAACACAAAGCTCACCAGCAAGACTTCCAGCAACAGCTTGCGGTATTTGACAATGGCCGGGATGAACCAGGTAAAGTCAAACTTGGTCAACTCGCCCGCGACCGAGGCACGGGAGGTGAACAGAATCAGCTCACCCTTCCAGCGCGCTTGCAGTTCAGCCAGCGTCAGAGTCTCGGGACGACCAGCGGCAGGCGACTGGATCAACACCTGTTCACCATCCACGCGCGCCAGAATGAAGAAGTCCACCGATCCATCGTCACCCTGCCCGACGGCCACCGCAGGCAGGGGCGTCTTGGCCAGCCGCGCCACATCCGTTTTTACGGCCTTGGCCTGAAGCTCCAGGCGCTTGGCTGCCAGCAGCATGTCAGCAGTATCAAAGGGTCGTCCGGCTACTGCTAACTCATGCGTCAACTGATCTGCGTCGGCAGCAACGCCATGCAAGCGAGCCATCATGACCAGGCAAGCCAGACCTGAGTCCAACGAAGCGGCTGATGGTGACGCCGCTGGTACATCTGACCTTTGTTTTTGGGTTTCTCCGCCGACCGTCAGCCCTACATGGGATAGGCCGTCTTGAGGTACTTGTGTCATCAAACGCTGTTTCTTTATCAATATGCCCCCCAAGCCAGTGAGGCAGCTTGGGGGGGCTTAGGGGGGCCAAGACCGTGGCCTTGGTGACCGGCGGCTTACTTCCAGTTCGCGGCAATCACCGGATTCAGTGCCGTTTGATACGCTGTTGGGATCGACGTCTGACCTGGGGCAGGCGGTGCAAAGCTGGCCATGGCGGAGACGAGGGCATCGACCTGGCCTTCGAGCAAACGCTTGCCGCTACCCAGATCAAAGCCATCGACACGATGAGCGGAATCGCTGTACCAATTTCTAACGGTCAACATGTCGTTGGTGCCAATCAACGTCAACTGGAGATCGTTGTCCATTCGCTTAAACCAGATTTGGTTTTCTGACACGCCAGCACCTATCACCACACGGTCGTTTTCGCTGCCCGTGGCGTCGTAGTTGTTGATGGTGTCCTTGCCCGAGCCCCTGCCGAACCGGTAGGTGTCGTTGCCCGTGCCGCCGTCCAGCGTGTCGTCGCCCGCGCCGCCGTCCAGCGTGTCGTTTCCTGCGCCGCCGTCGAGGGTGTCGTCGCCTGCGCCGCCGTCGAGGGTGTCGTTGCCTGCGCCGCCTTTCAAAACATCGAAGCCTGAGCCACCGCGCAGACGGTCGTTGCCTGCGCCGCCGTCCAGTACGTCGTCGCCGTCGGCGGCGTCCAGTAGGTCGTCACCGTCGCCGCCCTCCAGTATGTCGTAGCCGTTGCCGCCATAGAGCACGTCGTTGCCGTCGCCGCCCAGCAATTTGGATGCACGGGAGCCGGCAAAGAGTGTGTCATTACCTTTACCGCCGTCCAGTAAGCTCCTGCCCGAGCCGTAGATGGTGTTGTTGCGGTCGTCGCCGTTGAAGCGGAAGGTGAAATCGCCGGTATCATCGCCGGTGTTGATGACGCGCGACCTGATGGCCGCTGCATCCCAGGTCACGCCGTCGCTGAACTTGAACTGCTCGATTCTGGAGTCAGCGGAGTCGAAATATCCTTCCACAGTCAGCTGGTCGCTGGTGCCGTACTTGATGATCAGAGCGCTTCCCTTGCGTTCCAACGCGGTCAGCTCAGTGGATGCCACCCCGTCAAAACTCACCACATCGATGTCGCCAGCGGTGGTTTCGTATTCCCTGATGCGATCCTCGCCCGCGCCGACGGCGAACCGGTAGGTGTCGCTGCCTGCGCCGCCCTCGAGGTAGTCATTGCCTGCGCCGCCGTCCAGCACGTCGTTTTTGGAGCCGCCGTACAGGGAGTCGTTGCCGCCCAGGCCGTAGAGGCGGCTGTCGTAGGCGTCGAAGCCATTGAG
Protein-coding regions in this window:
- a CDS encoding type I secretion system permease/ATPase, yielding MDSGLACLVMMARLHGVAADADQLTHELAVAGRPFDTADMLLAAKRLELQAKAVKTDVARLAKTPLPAVAVGQGDDGSVDFFILARVDGEQVLIQSPAAGRPETLTLAELQARWKGELILFTSRASVAGELTKFDFTWFIPAIVKYRKLLLEVLLVSFVLQIFALITPLFFQVVMDKVLVHRGFSTLDVIGVGLVVVVLFEVSLTALRSYVFAHTTSRIDVELGARLFRHLLGLPLAYFQARRVGDSVARVRELENVRAFLTGNSITLVLDLLFSVVFIAVMLYYSGWLTLIVVISLPCYVILSAAFTPLLRARLNEKFNRGAENQAFLVETISGIDTVKAMAVEPHWTRKWDNQLAAYVSSSFKTATVGTFANSGVTLISKLVTVATLYVGALLVIDNQLTVGQLIAFNMLAGQVAQPVMRLAQLWTDFQQTGISVQRLGDILNTRTEVAGNKSTLPPLAGRITLDEVVFRYRPDGPEVLKTVSVEIAPGEVIGIVGRSGSGKSTLTKLVQRLYVPERGRVMVDGMDLALADSTSLRRQIGVVLQENVLFARSVRDNIALADPGATLEAVIQAAKLAGAHEFILELPEGYDTLVGEHGSTLSGGQRQRIAIARALMTNPRVLIFDEATSALDYESERIIQGNMKDICKGRTVIIIAHRLSAVRDANRIIVMERGHIVETGTHADLLRPRADGSTGHYARLHSLQQG